From one Suicoccus acidiformans genomic stretch:
- the nagE gene encoding N-acetylglucosamine-specific PTS transporter subunit IIBC, which produces MLDYLQKIGRSLMLPVSVLVVASLFMGLGYAMDPQAMSGSGNTFAIFMIQAGLVVINNLPILFALGIATGLAKDSNGAAALSGVVGYLMITTLLKPDTLSLIRGVDVESIDSSFNNIQNVFIGIISGVTSGELYNRFHKTELPQWLAFFSGRRLVPILTAVASVVITIILYFLWPAVYGGLTAFGTFISGMGAFGAGLYGVFNKLLIPFGLHHALNNVFWFDTIGINDIGNFWGSTGTLGITGRYQAGFFPIMMFGLPAAGLAIYKNAKPENKKRVGALMLSGAIASFATGITEPLEFSFMFVAPGLYVVHAILTGVSMFVSALLEATAGFSFSAGLIDYVLSLRMPMANKPWMLLVVGAVMFVVYYLIFDLMIRKFDLETPGREKVDVNAEVTVSPSPSTGGNNQYDAIASAVYQAIGGNANINETNNCATRLRLTLEDTGKVNEQALKQIGVPGYRIVDKHNLQVIIGTGVQFVADALEEEMKRHPESDMGDSIE; this is translated from the coding sequence ATGTTAGACTATCTTCAAAAAATTGGGCGCTCTTTAATGCTGCCCGTATCTGTATTAGTTGTCGCTTCGTTATTTATGGGGCTTGGTTACGCGATGGATCCGCAAGCAATGAGCGGTAGTGGGAATACCTTCGCAATCTTTATGATTCAAGCAGGTCTCGTTGTCATTAACAACTTACCTATTCTCTTTGCACTAGGTATCGCAACTGGTTTAGCTAAGGACTCCAATGGGGCAGCCGCCCTGAGTGGGGTGGTTGGTTACTTAATGATTACAACCTTGTTGAAACCTGACACCTTATCCCTGATTCGCGGGGTAGACGTTGAGTCGATTGATTCGTCCTTCAACAATATCCAGAACGTCTTTATAGGAATTATTAGTGGGGTAACTTCCGGTGAGTTGTATAACCGCTTCCACAAGACAGAACTCCCTCAATGGTTGGCCTTCTTCTCAGGCCGCCGCTTGGTGCCAATCTTGACAGCAGTCGCATCCGTTGTGATTACCATTATCTTGTACTTCTTATGGCCAGCTGTCTATGGTGGTTTAACCGCCTTTGGTACCTTCATCTCAGGCATGGGTGCTTTTGGTGCCGGCCTTTACGGAGTCTTTAATAAATTATTAATTCCATTCGGCTTGCACCACGCATTGAATAACGTATTCTGGTTCGATACGATTGGCATTAATGACATTGGAAACTTCTGGGGTAGCACCGGAACATTAGGTATTACTGGGCGTTATCAAGCCGGCTTCTTCCCAATCATGATGTTTGGTTTACCAGCTGCTGGTTTAGCTATTTACAAGAACGCCAAACCCGAGAACAAAAAACGTGTCGGTGCCTTGATGCTTTCGGGAGCAATTGCTTCTTTTGCAACAGGGATTACTGAGCCTTTGGAATTCTCCTTCATGTTTGTAGCACCCGGCCTGTACGTCGTGCATGCGATATTGACCGGGGTGTCGATGTTTGTCTCCGCTTTATTAGAGGCAACGGCTGGCTTCTCATTCTCTGCTGGGTTAATCGACTACGTCCTATCGCTACGAATGCCAATGGCGAATAAGCCATGGATGCTTCTAGTAGTGGGTGCTGTGATGTTTGTCGTGTATTACCTTATCTTTGACTTGATGATTCGCAAGTTTGATTTGGAAACACCGGGTCGTGAGAAAGTAGACGTGAATGCGGAAGTAACGGTCTCGCCAAGTCCAAGCACTGGCGGTAATAACCAGTACGACGCAATCGCCTCTGCGGTTTATCAAGCAATTGGCGGGAATGCCAATATTAATGAAACGAATAACTGTGCCACCCGTCTCCGCTTGACCTTAGAAGACACGGGTAAAGTAAACGAACAAGCGCTCAAGCAGATCGGTGTACCAGGTTACCGCATCGTGGATAAGCATAACCTTCAAGTAATCATTGGTACAGGCGTGCAGTTTGTGGCCGATGCATTGGAAGAGGAAATGAAGCGTCATCCGGAAAGTGATATGGGTGATTCAATCGAATAA
- a CDS encoding haloacid dehalogenase-like hydrolase, whose translation MKRLLSCTASDFQAMRGKDLAHAIKASEGRTILAETVVTSPPLLEGLTNAEVMAAFGADLICLNEFDVFDKGINGLPAMDNPIAYLKELSGRPIGINLEPTEPNRANLETQINISAGRQASPETFQAAQALGVDFIMLTGNPATGVSNEAILNVVADAAKYYDGPVFAGKMHGAGLDEAVVNIEQLVAYVEEGADGVIIPAVGTVPGITLELAHEAAQRVKAAGGLVMFTIGTSQESADQDTMRNIGLWNKQAGGDIHHIGDGGYGRMPIPENITALSLAVRGKRHTYTRMAQSIRR comes from the coding sequence ATGAAACGACTATTATCTTGTACTGCCTCGGACTTTCAAGCGATGCGTGGAAAAGACTTGGCTCACGCGATTAAAGCGAGTGAGGGACGGACAATTCTGGCTGAAACGGTGGTGACATCACCGCCTTTGCTCGAAGGGCTTACCAATGCTGAAGTGATGGCCGCTTTTGGTGCTGATTTAATCTGTCTTAATGAATTTGATGTCTTCGATAAAGGAATTAACGGCTTGCCGGCAATGGATAATCCGATTGCGTATTTGAAAGAATTGAGCGGACGTCCGATTGGCATTAATTTAGAGCCGACCGAGCCGAATAGGGCTAATTTGGAGACACAAATTAATATTTCTGCAGGCCGTCAAGCAAGTCCTGAGACCTTCCAAGCTGCGCAAGCGTTGGGTGTGGACTTTATTATGTTGACCGGTAATCCTGCTACGGGTGTCTCCAATGAAGCCATCTTAAATGTTGTGGCGGATGCAGCGAAGTACTATGACGGGCCGGTATTTGCCGGGAAGATGCATGGCGCGGGCTTGGATGAAGCCGTTGTCAACATCGAACAACTTGTGGCCTATGTGGAAGAAGGCGCCGATGGTGTAATTATTCCGGCGGTCGGCACTGTACCAGGAATAACTTTGGAACTGGCTCATGAAGCAGCGCAACGGGTGAAGGCAGCCGGTGGCTTGGTGATGTTTACTATTGGAACCAGCCAAGAAAGCGCTGATCAAGACACCATGCGCAACATCGGCTTGTGGAATAAGCAAGCGGGTGGCGATATCCACCACATCGGAGACGGTGGTTACGGCCGGATGCCCATCCCAGAGAATATCACAGCCTTATCCCTAGCCGTCCGCGGCAAACGTCACACCTACACTCGCATGGCACAATCAATTCGCCGATAA
- a CDS encoding copper homeostasis protein CutC: MILEFCAENFTHIQTAIHRGAGRIELCDNLAVGGTTPSFGVIKAVIATAHMHKVPVMTMIRCRGGDFEYSTSEKQIMLADAQLASQLGADGLVFGALNGSTLDTPFAEEMAHIAQANGQQLTFHMAFDELDVDEQARAIDNLAKLGIERILTHGGPAGSDILSNIQHLQDLQNYAGERLRILPGGGIHTGNLHIVHQALQFPEYHGTRIV, translated from the coding sequence ATGATATTAGAATTCTGCGCAGAAAACTTTACCCATATTCAAACAGCCATTCATAGAGGTGCCGGTCGCATCGAATTGTGTGACAATCTAGCCGTCGGTGGGACGACACCGAGCTTCGGAGTTATCAAAGCTGTGATTGCCACCGCCCATATGCATAAGGTGCCGGTGATGACCATGATCCGTTGCCGCGGAGGTGACTTTGAATATTCTACAAGCGAAAAGCAAATCATGCTTGCAGATGCTCAATTAGCCAGCCAACTAGGGGCGGATGGCCTCGTCTTTGGCGCCTTAAATGGTTCGACACTTGATACTCCCTTTGCTGAGGAGATGGCTCACATCGCCCAAGCAAACGGGCAGCAACTAACCTTTCATATGGCCTTCGATGAACTCGATGTCGATGAACAAGCCCGAGCAATCGATAACTTAGCCAAGCTTGGTATCGAACGAATCCTTACCCACGGCGGGCCAGCCGGCTCAGATATTCTAAGTAATATACAACACTTACAAGATTTACAAAATTATGCCGGAGAGCGACTACGTATCTTACCAGGTGGCGGCATCCACACCGGCAACCTCCACATTGTGCACCAAGCCTTGCAGTTTCCAGAATATCACGGTACGCGTATTGTGTAG
- the nagA gene encoding N-acetylglucosamine-6-phosphate deacetylase, which yields MNYYIHGHQIILEDQVLEDAYLKIKEGKFDGVVQTAPEGAEIVDYSNYILAPGLVDTHIHGYKSYDVMDNDAQGLEEISKGLLACGVTSWLPTTLTAPAEELEAVCQTVAEHYQSLSGAKVRGIFLEGPFFTEKYKGAQNEHYMMDPSVDLLKAWHQASAALVNKIAIAPERDGVTDFIHSATNLGVYTALAHSDATYAQAMEAVEAGANIFIHTFNGMSGLHHREPGMVGAALNAGEGVYAELICDGFHVHPAAASIVMKCRGTDETVLVTDCMRAGGMGEGDSMLGELPVVVKDGQARLKDGGNLAGSILELIDGVANVVQWGIASLPEAVRMASLAPAKSVGIEHLCGKIAPGYEADFIVIDDTGQLQATYLDGVKRYDILDA from the coding sequence GTGAATTACTATATTCACGGCCATCAAATTATTTTAGAGGATCAAGTTTTGGAGGATGCGTATTTGAAGATTAAGGAGGGGAAGTTTGACGGCGTGGTGCAAACGGCTCCTGAAGGTGCAGAGATTGTGGACTATTCCAATTATATCCTCGCCCCTGGCCTTGTGGATACGCATATCCATGGCTATAAGTCTTATGACGTGATGGACAATGATGCGCAAGGCTTGGAAGAAATTTCCAAAGGCCTCCTCGCTTGTGGGGTGACCTCGTGGTTGCCAACAACACTCACGGCACCGGCCGAGGAATTGGAAGCCGTTTGTCAGACAGTGGCGGAACATTACCAATCCTTGTCGGGCGCTAAGGTGCGCGGTATCTTCCTAGAAGGTCCCTTCTTTACGGAGAAGTATAAAGGGGCCCAAAACGAACACTATATGATGGATCCTTCGGTGGATTTATTAAAAGCCTGGCACCAAGCGTCAGCTGCCCTCGTGAATAAGATTGCGATTGCCCCAGAGCGCGACGGCGTGACAGACTTTATCCACTCAGCTACTAACTTGGGTGTCTATACAGCCTTAGCACATTCTGATGCGACCTATGCTCAAGCGATGGAGGCCGTGGAGGCTGGGGCGAATATATTTATCCACACCTTTAACGGGATGAGTGGCCTCCATCACCGGGAACCTGGTATGGTTGGCGCCGCCTTAAATGCTGGTGAAGGTGTCTATGCAGAATTGATTTGTGACGGCTTCCATGTGCATCCAGCAGCGGCTTCAATCGTGATGAAATGTCGGGGAACAGATGAGACCGTGCTGGTGACCGACTGTATGCGAGCTGGTGGCATGGGCGAGGGTGATTCAATGCTCGGCGAGCTGCCAGTCGTGGTCAAAGATGGCCAAGCCCGCTTGAAAGATGGCGGGAATCTGGCTGGATCGATTCTTGAACTGATTGATGGCGTGGCCAACGTTGTCCAATGGGGCATCGCCAGTCTGCCAGAGGCCGTTCGAATGGCTTCATTAGCGCCTGCGAAATCTGTTGGCATAGAGCACCTCTGTGGTAAGATAGCGCCTGGCTATGAAGCGGACTTTATTGTCATAGATGACACCGGTCAGTTGCAAGCAACCTATTTAGACGGGGTCAAACGCTATGATATTCTAGATGCTTAA
- a CDS encoding DUF488 domain-containing protein, translating to MSQESIQLKRAYDEVEEADGYRILVERLWPRGVKKEALHCQLWAKEMAPSKELRQWYQHDTAKFPEFQERYLAELADNPAKEKFLQTVQEALAEGPVTFVFSSKEERYNSASVLKAWVESQS from the coding sequence ATGAGCCAAGAATCTATCCAATTGAAACGCGCTTACGACGAAGTGGAAGAAGCAGATGGTTACCGAATTTTAGTGGAGCGCTTGTGGCCCCGTGGCGTAAAGAAGGAAGCGTTACACTGTCAGCTGTGGGCGAAAGAGATGGCTCCCTCCAAAGAATTGCGCCAATGGTATCAGCACGATACCGCTAAATTTCCCGAATTCCAAGAGCGTTACTTAGCAGAGCTTGCTGACAATCCAGCGAAGGAAAAGTTCCTCCAGACGGTGCAAGAAGCCCTCGCTGAAGGACCAGTGACCTTTGTTTTCAGCTCTAAAGAAGAGCGTTACAATTCCGCTAGCGTATTAAAAGCTTGGGTCGAAAGTCAGAGCTAG
- the argS gene encoding arginine--tRNA ligase, with amino-acid sequence MNNEEILVEALRPAVGEYLDDAAIERLIEVPNNPEHGDLAFPTFQLAKVLRKAPQMIAEEVAEAMDKRSFSEVKVIGPYINVKLQRTKVGAHIIEQVLAEGATYGSQNIGQGEVMTIDFSSPNIAKPMSMGHLRSTVIGHAIANIATKTNYQPVRINHLGDWGTQFGKLIVAYKGWGDEAKVRANPVQELVKLYVEFHEKAESDPSLDEAGRAAFKALEDGDEEMLALWGWFREESLKEFQKVYDILGVTFDSYHGEAFFNDKMEPVIQELEDKGITEVNEGATIVDLSAEDLPPALIKKSDGATLYVTRDLAAAFYRKNTYDFAKNVYVVGNEQRVHFQQLKAVLSKMGYAWSEDIVHVPFGLITKDGRKLSTRKGDIVLLEDVLKEAIDLAYEQIEAKNPDLEMKDQVAHDVGVGAVIFHDLKTDRMNSFDFNLQEIVEFEGETGPYVQYTYARAKSILRKVGSDAKLTQAFNLDDDYSWDIVKKLGAYPQIIAHSMERYEPSVIAKYAVQLAQAFNKYYANVRILEEDDQRSARIALVQAMTIVLKDALALLGVNAPEEM; translated from the coding sequence ATGAATAATGAAGAAATTCTAGTAGAGGCTTTACGGCCGGCTGTAGGTGAATATTTAGACGATGCAGCGATTGAACGATTGATTGAAGTGCCAAATAACCCAGAACATGGCGACTTAGCGTTCCCTACTTTCCAATTGGCCAAAGTATTGCGCAAAGCGCCCCAAATGATTGCCGAAGAAGTAGCCGAGGCGATGGACAAACGTTCCTTTAGCGAGGTTAAAGTTATCGGACCTTACATTAATGTGAAGTTACAGCGCACCAAAGTCGGAGCTCATATCATTGAACAAGTCTTAGCCGAAGGCGCAACATACGGCTCCCAGAATATTGGCCAAGGCGAAGTGATGACTATCGACTTTTCTTCCCCTAATATCGCCAAACCCATGTCAATGGGTCATTTGCGCTCAACGGTGATTGGTCATGCCATCGCAAACATTGCAACTAAGACTAATTACCAGCCCGTTCGCATTAATCATCTGGGGGACTGGGGGACACAATTCGGGAAGCTCATCGTGGCCTACAAAGGTTGGGGCGATGAGGCCAAAGTTCGCGCGAATCCTGTGCAAGAACTCGTGAAGCTTTACGTTGAATTCCATGAGAAAGCCGAAAGTGATCCGAGCTTAGATGAAGCTGGACGTGCAGCCTTTAAAGCACTTGAGGATGGTGACGAAGAGATGCTAGCATTGTGGGGTTGGTTTCGGGAAGAATCTCTCAAAGAATTCCAGAAAGTCTATGACATCTTAGGGGTGACCTTTGATTCTTATCATGGTGAAGCTTTCTTCAATGATAAGATGGAGCCAGTAATTCAAGAATTAGAAGATAAGGGCATCACAGAAGTGAATGAAGGGGCTACCATCGTTGACTTGTCAGCAGAAGACCTCCCCCCAGCCCTTATCAAAAAATCAGACGGCGCCACCCTTTACGTCACACGTGACCTCGCTGCTGCCTTTTACCGTAAGAATACCTATGATTTCGCCAAGAATGTCTATGTTGTAGGAAATGAACAACGAGTGCACTTCCAACAACTAAAAGCCGTCTTAAGCAAGATGGGCTATGCATGGTCTGAGGACATCGTGCATGTCCCATTTGGTTTAATTACCAAAGACGGGCGCAAGCTATCCACCCGTAAAGGGGATATTGTCTTACTGGAAGATGTGCTAAAGGAAGCGATTGACTTAGCCTATGAGCAAATTGAAGCGAAGAATCCTGATTTAGAGATGAAAGACCAAGTTGCTCACGATGTCGGCGTAGGCGCGGTGATTTTCCACGATTTGAAGACGGATCGCATGAACAGCTTCGACTTCAACTTACAAGAGATTGTAGAATTTGAAGGGGAGACCGGCCCTTACGTACAGTATACCTATGCCCGTGCTAAAAGTATTCTAAGAAAAGTTGGCTCAGACGCTAAATTAACCCAAGCGTTCAATTTAGATGATGATTATAGCTGGGATATTGTGAAGAAACTCGGAGCATATCCTCAAATAATTGCTCACAGCATGGAACGCTATGAGCCGTCTGTGATTGCTAAATATGCGGTGCAATTAGCACAAGCTTTCAATAAATACTATGCTAATGTCCGTATTCTTGAAGAAGACGACCAACGTTCCGCAAGAATTGCCTTAGTGCAAGCCATGACGATTGTCTTAAAGGATGCCTTGGCATTGCTGGGGGTGAATGCACCGGAGGAAATGTAA